The sequence GGCGTCGTCGGTCACCCGCGCAGCCCCGCCCCCGACAACGTGTTCTGCCGCTTCACCTCGCTGACCCGCGCCAACCCGGCGATCCGCCGGCTGGGCGCCATCGCCGAGCGCGACGGGCCGGACGCGGTCGCCGGCTTTCACGACCTGATGCACGCGATCCGCGACAAGGTCGCCTATCGCACCGGCGTCACCGAGGTGCACACCACCGCCGCCGAGGCGCTGAACGCCGGCGAAGGCGTGTGCCAGGACCACGCGCATATCTTCATCGCCGCGGCCCGCACCATCGGCGTGCCGGCGCGCTATGTCTCGGGCTACATGCTGCTGGAGGGCGGACAGGATTCGGAGGCGCATCACGCCTGGGCCGAGGTTCTGCTGCCGCAGCTCGGCTGGGTCGGCTTCGACATTTCCAACGGCATGTGCCCGACGGACCGCTACATCCGCCTCACCTGCGGGCTCGACTCGCGCTCCGCCGCGCCGATCCGCGGAATCCGCATGGGCGGGTCCGGCGAGAACATGGATGTGGAAGTGGCGGTTTCGCAGGAATCGCAGCAATCTCAGCAATAGGACCGTTGCCGGAACGGCAGCGAACCTGTCAAATCTGCCGGAGCCGGCGCAACGCGCGAATCGCCGCCGCGCGCGATCCGGCCGGGCGCGCGCCCTTCCCGTTTTCGGAGACTGCCTGATCATGACCTATTGTGTCGGTCTGAAGCTCGATCGCGGCATCGTGATGGCCGCTGACACGCGCACCAATGCCGGGCTCGACAATGTCGCCACCTTCAAGAAGCTGCATGTGTGGGAAAAGCCCGGCGACCGGGTGATCTGCATGATGGCGGCCGGCAACCTGGCCGTCACCCAGTCGGTGGTGAGCCTGCTCAGCGAGCGGCTGAAGAGCGAGGATCCGGGCCGGCCGACGCTGCATTCGGTGGACACCATGTTCCAGGCGGCGCGGCTGGTGGGCAGCGCCGTGCGCGACGTGCGCGCCATCGACGGCGAGGCGCTGGCCGCCAATTCGGAGAGCTTCAGCGTCACCTTCCTGCTGGGCGGTCAGATCAAGGGCGAGGCGCCGCGCCTCTTCCAGATCTATTCCGCCGGCAACTTCATCGAGGCCTCTGCCGACACGCCCTTCCTGCAGATCGGCGAACACAAATACGGCAAGCCGATCCTCGACCGGGTGACGCAGGCGGACATGCGCCTCGGCCAGGCCGCCAAGCTCGTGCTGCTGTCGTTCAACTCGACGCTGCGCTCGAACCTGTCGGTCGGCATGCCCATCGACATGCTGCTCTACAACACCGACAGCTTCTCCGCCCATCGCCAGACCCGCATCCGCGAGGACGATCCCTATTTCGCGGACCTGTCGCGCATGTGGTCGGAAAAGCTGCGCGACGCGGTGGCCGAGATTCCCGACTTCGAGATCTGACGCCCTTCCCTCTGCCTCACGCCGCTCACCCCTCGACGATGCGGCCGTCCTCCATCCGCACGATGCGGTCGGCAAGGTCGAGGATGCGGTTGTCGTGGGTGACCATGAGCGTGGTCGTGCCGCGCTCGCGGCCGAGCCGGCGCAGCATCTCGACGACGGCAAGCCCGCTGTCGCGGTCGAGCGCGGCGGTCGGCTCATCGGCCAGCACCACCGGCGGATTGCCGACCAGCGCACGGGCCACGGCAACGCGCTGCTTCTGCCCGCCCGACAGGTTGCCCGGCAGGTAGTCCACCCGCTCCGACAGGCCGACGAGGCCGAGCACATGGCGCGAGGCCTCGCGCCAGTCGCCGGCAACCCGGTCCCCGTGCACCGCGAGCCCCATGCGCACGTTCTGCAGCGCCGTCAGGCTTTCATGCAGGTTGTGCGCCTGGAAGATGAAGCCGAGGTCCCGCCGGCATGCGACGAGATCATCCTCGCTGGCGCCGTTGAGCTCGCGCCCGAGCAGCGCCACCGACCCGGCCTCGACCCGGCGCAGGCAGCCGATCAAGGTGAGCAGCGTGGTCTTGCCGGAGCCCGACGCACCCATCAGCACCACCAATTCGCCGTGCCGGATCTCCAGGTCGATGTCGAACAGCACCTGCTTGCGCGCTTCGCCCGTCCCGAACCAGTGATCGAGACCGCGCACGGCAATGGCCACGGACCCGGACGCCATATCGCTGCCCATGATCAGAACAGCTCCGCCGGATTGGCCCGCGCCAGCCGCCGCGTGGCGATGGCGCCCGAGAGCGCGCACATGGCGAGCGTGCCGAGAAAGACCAGGACCGGCCGGCCGGCGGGCATGAAGATCGGCAGGCCGGTGCCGGCGGCGACCGCCGCATAAAGGCCGAGCGCAACCAGCACCCCCGGCACGAAGCCGAACAGGGCGAGGATGAACGCTTCCTCGAAGACGATGCCGAGGAAGAAGCGCTGCGGATAGCCCATCGCCTTGAAGGTCGCGTATTCGCGGATGTGGTCGGCAACGTCGGTGGACAGCACCTGGTAGACGATGATGACGCCGACAAGGACGCCGATCACCACGCCGAAGCCGAAGACGATGCCGACGGGCTTTTGCGTCGTCTGGAAGCGCTGGTCGCGGGCGGCGGCCTCGTCCAGCGTCCACACCGCGCTGTCGGAGGCCGGCAGCGCCGCGCGCAGGTCCGCAAGTACCGCCGTCAGGTCGGCGCCCGGTGCAAGGCGCACCAGCACGTAGTTCGGCGCGCCCGGCAGGCGGGCGGGGAACAGACGCAGGAAGGTCTGGTCGGAGACGACGAGATAGCCGTCGGCGGAAAAGCCGCCGCCGATCTCGAAGGTGCCCGTCACCGTGATCTCCCGGCCTCGCGTCTCGAAGCGATAGGGCGTGCCGGCCTCGATGCCGGCGAACAGGTCGCCCGGCACGTTGCGGGTCTTGCTGTCCATCAAGGCGGTGTCGGGCAGCATCAGGCTCTCGGCCTGGCGGGCGAGCAGAGGATCGCTGAAGGGCGCGCTGGTCGGGTCGATGCCGAACAGGTCCATGGTGCGGATGGTGCCGTCGGGCTGCTTCCAGTCGATGCGGCCGTAGTAGAAGCCGGTGGCGGAGGCGACGCCCTCCACGGCAAGCGCCTGATAGAGCCGGTTGCGCGGCAGCGGGCTGCCGTCGAACAGGGTGTTGGCATCGGAGGCGGAGACGAGAATGTCGCCGTTCAGCACCGTGTAGGGCAGACGGATGCTCTCCACCAGCGCCCCGAGAAAGCCGAGCTGCATGAAGATCAGCACATTGGCGAAGGCAACGCCCGACAGCGCGGCGGCCAGGCGCCCCTTGTTGTGCACGAGTTGCAGCCAGCCGATGGGCAGCCGGCCGAGCAGCGCGGTGAGCATGGGAGTGAGCGGGCCGGTCACGTGCCCTCCCCCGTGCTGATGCGGGCGGTGACCTGCAGGTTGGTGAAGCGGCGCACGCGGGCGATGTCTGCCGGCTCGATGGCGACATAGACCTTGATCACGCGCGCATCGGTGCGCGCGGCCGGATCCGCGCCGGTCGCGGTCTGGCGGCCGACATCCCAGCCGATCCGCTGGACCTTGCCCGCAATCGTGCCGTCGAAGGCCTCGCCGGTGATGGCGACGGCATCGCCCGTCTTCACCGCGCCGATCCGCGACTGGTAGATCTCGATCTCGGCCATCATCTTGTCGATGTCGCCCATGTCGAGAATGCCGCGCTCGCCCGGCCTTTCGCCGGGGCGCACATGGATGTCGAGGACGACGCCGCCGGCGGGCGCCAGAACCTGCGAGCGCGCAAGGTCCGCCTGCGCCAGGGCAAGGGCGGCCTGCGCGGCCTCGATGTTGCGCAGGGCAACGGCGATATCCGCCTGGGCATCCGGCGTGTCGGCGAGGTAGCGCCCGAGCGTTGCGCGCGCGCTTTCCACTTCCTGCTCCGCCGCGTCCGATCTTGCGACCGCATCGTCATGGGTGGCGCGGGTGACATGGCCGCGGGCGAGAAGCTCCTGCGAGCGCGCAAGGTCCCTGCGCGCGGTGGCGGCGGCTACCTCGGCCCGCTGGAGCCCGGCGCGCGCCTCCTCCCGGCTGGCGGCGACGGAAACCCGCTGGCGGGCCAGCTCCGCCTGGCGCTGGCGCACGGCGGCCTCAGCCGAGGCAAGGGCTGCCAGAAGCTGCGGACGGTTGTCGAGCTCGGCCAGTGGCTGGCCCTGCGCGACCGCCTCGCCCTCCGCCACCAGCAACCGCGCGACACGGGCATCCCCCGCCCCGAAGGGCGGGGCGACGGTGACGACGAACCCGTCGGGCAGCAGGCGGCCGAGGCCGAAGACGGCAGTGGTCTCCTGCACCGTTGCCGCAGACATCGACACGCGCGGTGCGCCCGTATCGACGGCCGCGAAGGGCAGGATCCCCCGCGCCTGAAGCGCAGCGCCAGCGGCAATGCCGCCGCCGATGAGAACCAGCCCGAGCGCAAGACTACGCAGGCGGGAGAGGATCGGCCATAGTCGCCGGCGGGACGCCCCGGAGCGCGGCGACTCGCGCCGCACCACCGCCAGCGGCAAGTCGGACGTCTCGCCGGACGATGCGGCGGGGTGCGAAGGTTCGGCTCGACCGCCCGCAGCAGGGCTCGAGGTTGAGGACATGACACGATCCTGTTAATGACTGGAAAGTCATTAACAGTACGCAACGGGAAGTGCAAGGACGATGACGCAGAGCGATTCCGCCGCGGAAACACCGAAGCCCCGGCGCCGGCGCAAGGAGGCCAGGCCCGGCGAGATCATCGATGCGGGACTTCAGGAGTTTGCCGAGAACGGCTTTGCGGCGACGCGGCTGGAGGATGTCGCCAAACGCGCGGGCGTCGTGAAAGGCACGATCTACCGCTATTTCTCCAGCAAGGAGGAACTGTTCGAGGCCGCGCTCGCCTCGCGCATCACCCCCTTCTTCGACGATGTGGCGGGGCTGGTCGCGGCCTATCCCGGCTCGTCGGAAGAGCTGGTGCGCACCGCCCTGCCGCGCATCTACAAGGCGCTGTTCGAGGACGGGCTGCACGTGTTGATGCGCATCATCATCACGGAAGGCGGGCGCTTTCCCGCGATTGCCGAGCTGTACCATCGCCGCGTCATCAGCCGCGGCCAGGAGGTAATCGCCGCCCTCGTGCGCCGGGGGGTGGAACGCGGCGAGTTCCGCCGCAGCGCGCTGACCGACCTGCCGATCGTCGTCGTCGCTCCGGCGGTGATGACCATCGTGTGGAAGATGACCTTTGACCGGTTCGAGCCGATCGAGACCCGGCGTTTCCTCGCCGCCCATGTCGACATGGTGCTGGAGGGCCTGCTGGCGAAGGACAAGGGCGAGCCGCCAAGGGCGGGAGGCTGACGGACGCGGGGCAAACGCGGCTCACGCCACCTCTTCGTCCCAGTCCATCTCGTCGGCCTTGTCGTAGCCGTCCATGTTCCACACGGCGTCGTACTGGATCGGAGCGTGGTCGTTCTCGTCCCAGCCGTCATACGGGTGCATGGGAGGATCGGCCCGGCTCACCGTCACGCCGCCGTTGTGCCACATATAGTCGAGCACCGACGAGTTGTACCGCGCGCCCCGCGACTTGAAGGTCGCGGGCATACCGGGCGGTCTGCGCTCCCATCCCCACATCGCAAGCTCGCGCTCCGTCTCAGCCGGAAAGGCCTTGTAGGGGATGTTCATGTCGCCGATCAGCACCGCCCGTTGCCGATAGTTCCGGTAAAGGTAGATGCAGCTCTCCAGAATCTCCTGCCGCGCAAGATCGCGGCGCGCCGACTTGGCGTGCAGCCCTCCCACGACCAGCGTCCCGCCTTGCAGGACGATCATCGGCCGTACCCAGTCGCGCTCCCAGTAGAATTCTACGCGGTTCCCGAGCCCGGTCAGTTCCGGGAGGCCGTCATTCCAGATCGCAATGTAGTTGCAGGGACCGACCCGGCCGCCATTGCCCTCGAACCAATGGAAGGAGCCCTGCATGTTGCACCGTCGCAGACCGAAACTCCGGCTGAGCCGTGTCGCCAGCGTCCGGGCGAAGTCTTCGCCGCCGGTTCGCCGCTGCGCGACCTCCGCAAGGATCAGTACATCGAACTGCGAGACCGAGAACCAGCTTTCGATGGTCCGCATCACGTAGTTGCTGCGCCGAAGCATCTGGCTTTCGAACACCGCCTGCCCCTCTTCGGGCAGCACATTGTGCTTCTCGATGTTCCAGAAGCCGACAGTCAGATAGTCCCGGCCGCGCATTCGCAATCCCTCCGAACGGTCAGAAGCTGCCGGCCAAGAAAATCATCCGCACCCGTTAATTGCAACAGTATGAAATACAATTTTTGATATTGAACACCTCCGCACCCCTTGATAGCGTTCCGTAACGTTTCAGCCAGAAGGTGTGCCCTCAAATGAAAGATCTCTACGCCCGGGCCCTGACCAACCAGCTCTACGCCGCCGAGACGGACACTGTCGTGACCGTACAGGTCTACAACAACCTTCCGGTGAAGATCGCGGTCTACAACTCGACCAGCACCGGAGCGCGCCAGCTTCTCGGCCATATCTCGCCGGGCTCCAACGCCCCCGTCACCGGGACCGATGGCGACTATCTGGTGATCGCGTCGGCTCTCAGCGGCAGCTTCATCAGCGCCTATGCGCTGAACACCAGCGAGAGCAGCTACACGGTCGACAATTCGGTGCTGACCTCGCCGAACAATATCGGCTCGATCCCCGTGCCGACCACCGATGTGCTGGTGCCGGTGAACTCGCCGCTGGTGATGGTCGCGATCTCCACCATCACGCCGGACGGATCGACCACCAACTACATCACCCGCGAGCAGTACTGGAACCTGCAGGGCGACAGCTACAGCCTGAGCGTCGGCGAGAGCCGGACCGTGAGCTACACGGTGGTTTCCGGCCGCCAGACCACCTCCTCGACCCAGGACACCGTCGGCGCCAGCATCGGCGTCGACGCCCATGCGGGCTGGGGACCGATCTCGGCCGGCATATCCGCCAGCCTGAATGCGGAATCGACGACCTTCCAGCAGGTCACGGTCAACGAGCAGAACACGTCCTACATGTCCGACACGGTGACCAATTCCGGCACCGACGACCTGGCGGTGCTGCGCTGGCAGATGACGGACGTGATCACGATCTTCTCGCCGAGCTACCAGCCGCTGGCCTCCATCGTCAGCGGCCTGAACCCGATCATCGTCAAGAGCTACAATATCTCCGACCTCATCGCGCCCGAGGTCCCGGCGGATGTCATGATGCGCAAGATCCCCGTCGCCATGGGCTGAACGACCGCCGCCGGCCTCCGAACCGGCGGGCCCGCCCCGTCCCTCAAGCAAGGACCGCCAACATGAGCTGCTGTGATGCCAGCCTCGTCAAGATCGTCAATAACTCCGGCACCGACTTCACGGTCACCGCATCCGACGGCGTGGTCGGCAACCTGCATGACCTGGACAAGGGCACGACCATCGCCAACCAGGGCAGCGCCAGCGGCACCGCCTATTCCAGCGGCGGCACGGAAGGGAACTGCTCGGGCTATGTGACGGTCACCACCTCCAACGGCAGCTATTCCCTGACGCTGAACTACGCCTTCACCGCGGCCAACAAGCGCGGCTCCTGCCCCTGCACCGCCACCTCGCAGGATCAGGTGACGAGCGCCAACTACGTCGCCACCGCAGTGGCGACGACCGGCTCCAGCGACGGCACGGCCAGCACCGTGTGGACCATCACCACCCAGCTCACCTAGGCGCAAGGCCGCACGGCACAGCGCCCGAATGCTGAAAAGGCCCGCCGGAGCGATCCGGCGGGCCTTTTCATGGTCTGCTGATGCAGGCGGGCGCTCAGTCGAGGCCGCGGCCCGCGCAGACGTTCAGGATCAGCGCGGCCGCATCGAAGTCCCGGCGGCGCGAGGCGCGCAGCGCAGCCGCTTCCGGGTCCTCGCCCCAGTGCTCGATGTTCCAGTCCTCGTCGACGAAGGCAGCCGCCCAGGCCTCGTCGGCCGACAGCTCGCCCTCCATCAGCGCTAGCGCCAGCAGCGCCGAGCCGCTCAGCGTCGTTGCCACATGCAGCGCCGCAAGCGGCAGGGGCGCAAGCGGCGACAGCGCCTCGCGGATGCGCGCCAGCAGCGCCGCGTCCTGGCGCACCGGCATGACGCCCTCCGCCAGCACGAAACGGCCGCCGAACCGCGCCTCGGCCCAGGACAGCACCGGCCCCCAGATGGCGTTCTGCCGCTCGACCAGCGATTGCGGGGTTTCCGCCCGGTAGAACAGCAGATCGTTGCCGGCATAGGCGGCGACGTCGTCGGCGACCTCCCCGGCCCGCTCCGGCACCGCATCGATGGCCACATTGGCGATGCGGGTAAGCGGCATGGTGGCGGGATCGATCTCCTTGCCCTGCGCGTCCCATTCGCCGGCGATGCCACGGGCGATCTCTTCCTCGGCAAGCGCCAGAAGGTTGCGCCCCGTCGTCTTCACCGGGCGTCCGTCGAGCTGCACCGCGTGCAGCCCGTCGTCCTGCCGCGCGACCTGCACCTCCTTGTAGAAGCGCTTGGGCAGCTCGCGGCGGGACAGGGCCCTGGCGCGCTTGACCGGATCGACGGTGCTGCCGGCCTCGATATCGCTCAACAGGTCGCGCATCACGCAAGCTCCCTTTCTTCCATGTCGCCCCAGCCGAGCAGGGTGCCCAGCGCCGGTACGAGCTCGTCGAAACGGTCGAGAATGCGCGCCGCGCCCGCCGCCTCCAGCCGCGCCCGCGGATGGTAGCCCCAGCTGACGCCGAGCCCCGCAACGCCGGCCGCGCGCGCCATCTCCATGTCGAAGCCGGTATCGCCGATCATCACCGTGCGCGCCGCCTCTGCCCCCGTCTCCGCCATCGCCTGCAGGATCATGCCCGGATGCGGCTTGGACGGCGCCTTGTCGGCGGTCTGGATGGTGATGAACCGCCCCTCCAGCCCGTGGCTTTCCTGCATGTGGTGGACGCCGCGCATGGCCTTGCCGGTGGCGATGCCGAGCAGCACGTCGTCGCGGGCCGAAAGCGCGTCGAGCGCCTCGCGCGCGCCGGGATAGAGCGGATCGTGATCGAGCCCGGCAAGCCGGCGGGAGACCTTGGACTGGCGATAGGCCTCCGCCATCGCCGGCACCAGATGATGATGCTCGGGCGCCGCCAGCTGCCGGAAGGCCACTTCCAGAGACAGGCCGACGATCGAAAGACCCGCCTCGCGCGAGGGCGGTGCGAGACCGACGGCCTCGAACCCGACGGCAAGGCCGTGCAGGATGGTGTCCTGGCTGTCGACCAGCGTACCGTCACAATCGAAGATGACCAGATACAGGGCCTACTCCTCCGGGTCGTTCGTCTCGGGGTCGTACTGCGAGGCATCGAAGCCGAGCAGGTTCCAACTCTGCTGCATATGCGGCGGCAGCGGCGCCGAGACATCGATGGTGCCGCGCCCCGAAGGATGCGGAATGACGATGCGACGGGCATGCAGATGCAGCTTGTTCTGCAGGCCGCCGGGGAACTCCCAGTTCTCGATGTTGAAGTATTTCGGATCGCCGACGATGGGATGATGGATATGGGCGGTGTGGGCGCGCAGCTGGTGCGTGCGGCCGGTGATCGGCCGCAGCGAGACCCAGGACACCTTCGGCCCGGCATTTTCCACCACCGAATAGAGCGAGACGGAATGCTGTGCCTCGTCCTCGCCGTGGCGGGCAACGCGCATGCGCTCCTCGCCCTCATCGCGGGCCAGATAGGTGGACACGCGGCCCTGGCGCGGCTTCGGCACGCCGGCGACCAGCGCCCAGTAGATCTTGCGGGTCTGGCGGGCGCGGAAGGACTTGGCCATCTCGGACGCGGCCTTGCGCGTCTTGGCCAGCAGCAGGATGCCGGAGGTCTCGCGGTCGAGCCGGTGGACGAGACGGGGCTTCTCGCCCTTTGCGTCGCGGAACGCCTCGAGCATGCCGTCGAGATGGCGCGTCAGGCCGGAGCCGCCCTGCACGGCAAGGCCCGCCGGCTTGTTCAGCACCATGACCTCGCGGTCCTCGTAGAGGATCATCGCCTCGACCGCCTCACGGTCGCCGGCCACCAGCTTGCGCGGCTTGGGCTTGGCGTTGGCACTGTCCTTCGCCGCCACATGGGCATCGACGGTGAGCGGCGGGATACGCACCACCTGGCCGGTGCCGACGCGGGTGGAGGTTTCCGCGCGCTTGCCGTCGACGCGCACCTGGCCGGTGCGCAGCAGCTTCTGCAGGTGGCCGTGGCCGAGCCCCGGATAGTGGGTCTTGAACCAGCGGTCGAGCCGCATGCCGGCCTCGTCCGAGGTGACGGTCTTCTGTTCGATACCGGACATGATGCTTCCCGTTGCAGGAAAGGGCCCGCGCGCTGATCGCAGCTGCTCGCCCCGCCCCTTTTTCAAGCGCCCTACCTAATCCCGACGCCGCCCGAGGGCAAGCGCAGCATGGTGCCGGCGCAGCGCTTCACTGCCCGTCCCTGCCCCGCAGCAGCCCTTCCGACATCGCCTGGAACGCCTCGACCGCCCGCGGCAGGGCGGAACGCGGGTCCTCGCTCGCCGCGACCCAGAGCGCTGCGTTGAGCGCGGCACCGCTCAGCAGCCGCGCGGCGGCGTCCACATCGACAGGCTTCATGACGCCGGCCTCGACCAGCCGGGCGACCGTCTGGCGGGTGCCCTGCAGGCAGGCATTCTGGCTCGACCATTGCGACGGGTCGCCGAGAAACGCGGGCCCGTCCAGCAGCACGATGCGCTGGACCTCCGGATCCAGCGCCATCTCGATATAGGCGGCCCCTTCCGCAAGCAGCCCCTGCCACGCATCGCCGAGCCCCGCCCCGACCGCCTTGGCCCGGGCGGCCATCTCGCCGTCGACCTGGGCAACGACGGCGGCAAGAAGCCCCTTCTTGTCGCCGAAATTGTGGTAGAGCGCGCCGCGCGTCAGGCCGGCCTCCGCCGTCAGCTCATCCATCGAGGCCGCAGCGAACCCCTTCTCGGCAAAGGCCTTCCGCCCCGCCGCGATCAGCTTCGCGCGGTTTTCCTCCATCGTCTCGGCACGCCGTCTTGGCGCCATCACCCGCACTCCATCCAGATCCGGAGTGCATGCCAGTTGACATACGCTCCGTATGTGAAATTATACATACGAAGCGTATATCAAATTCCCGCGCTCCGGTCAGCCCCGCAACGGGCGACCGTCACGCCAGCAAAAAGGCCGCCATCATGACCACCCCCACCCCCGTCTTTCCCGAAAACCGCCATGCGCTTTACGAAGCGCACGGCTATTCCGCCGCCATCCGCTCCGGCGACCTTCTCTTCGTCTCCGGACAGGTGGGCAGCCGCGAGGACGGCTCGCCCGAACCCGACTTCGCCGCGCAGGTGCGCCGCGCCTTCGCCAATCTGGAGGCGACGCTTGCGGCAGCGGGCTGCAGCTTCGCCGATCTGGTGGACGTGACCACGTTCCACACGGACCCGGAGGCCCAGTTCGCGACGATCATGGAGGTGAAGAACGAGATCTTTCCGAAGGCGCCCTATCCGAACTGGACGGCGGTCGGCGTCACCTGGCTCGCCGGCTTCGACTTCGAGATCAAGGTGATCGCCCGCATTCCGGCGAAGAACTGACGCCGAACGCGCGAAGAGCGGCAGGATCAAGCGGCCGTCAGCGTGCGCATCACCATCAGCCCGGCGAACAGCGCGGCAACCGACACCACGACAGAAACGGCGGCGTAGAAAAGCGCCGTCGTCGCCTCGCCGCGCTCCCACAGGGTAACGACGTCGAGCGAGAAGGCCGAGAAGGTGGTGAAGCCTCCGAGAAAGCCGGTTGCAAGGAACAGCCGCAGGCCCGGCCCCACCCCGTCCGGGCGCGAGGCGAGCCAGCCCACCAGCAGCCCCATCGCCAGCGAGCCGACCACGTTGACCGTCAGCGTGCCGGCAGGAAAGCCGGGGCCGAAGGTCCTGAGCGCGGCGAGATTGACGAGATGGCGGCCGGCCGCTCCCAGTCCGCCGCCCAGCGCCACCAGAAAGAGGTGCTGCATACCTAGAGCCCTTTCGATCAATTCGCAGTCAATTCTGCTTCTCGACTGGGGCGGCGATCCGACGTCGAAACGGTCGCCGCGCGGTGCCGTAGCATCGGCCAAACGGGCTCTACCCCATGAAATTCGCCCAGAGCGGCGGGGCCGCGAACTCCACCACGTTGCCGTCCGGATCGTCGACATAAAGGCTGGTGCCGCCGGCCGGCCAGGTCACCTCGCTGCGAAGGGGAACACCGCAGGCGGCAAGATGCGCGCGCCACGGATCCAGCTGATCGGCGGTGATGCGGAAGGCGAAATGGGCCGGTCCGTCGCTGTGATGGCCGGGAATGACGCCGCCGTCGGTCTCGACATCCTCCGCGGTATGCCCGCGCGCGAAGACCAGCAACGTCTCGCCGGGGCCCGCGTCGTAGGCACAAAGGCGATCGCCTCCCACCATGCGCTCCAGCCCGATGACGCCCGCGTAGAAGGCGTGCGCCTTTTCGAGGTCATCGACATAGACGGCGGTTTCCAGGATGCCCTGAAGCGGCGGCGGTGTCGGCATGACGATTCCTTTCAATCCTATGCCGGGCCACAGTGCCTCAAAGCGGCAGGCCGAACCAGAGCGCCGCGATGCCGAGGAAGGCGAAGAAGCCGATGACGTCGGTGACCGTGGTCACGAAGACGCTGGAGGCAATCGCCGGGTCGACGCCCGCCTTTTCCAGCGCCACCGGAATCAGCAGTCCCGCCACACCGGCGAAGAACAGATTGATGGTGATGGCCATGGCAATGACCACACCGAGGCCCGGATTTCCCGACCACAGGGTCGCGCCGGCGCCCAGCAGGACGGCGAGCGTCATGCCGTTCAGGAACGCCACCAGCACCTCGCGTCGCAGCACGCGCAGCATGTTGCGCGCCGTGAGCTCGCGGGTGGCCAGCGCGCGCACCGCAACGGTCATGGTCTGGGTCGCCGCGTTGCCGCCGAGGGACGCGACCACCGGCATCAGCACCGCCAGCGCCACCATCGCGGCAATCGGCGCCTCGAAGAAGGAAATCACCGTGGCCGCAAGGCCGGCGGTGCACAGGTTGACCAGGAGCCAGGTCAGGCGCGAGCGTGCCGTCACCAGCACCGTATCGGAGATTTCCTCGTCGCCAAGGCCGGCAAGACCGCGAAGGTCCTCCTCCGCCTCTTCCTGGATGACGTCGACGATGTCGTCGATCATCAGCATGCCGACCAAGCGGCCAGCATCGTCGACGGCGGCGGCGGAAACGAGGTTGTAGCGCTCGAAGGCCCGCGCCACGTCTTCCCGGTCGTCGGTCGCCTTGAAGGTCTGCGGGTCCTCCGTCATGATTTCGGAGATCTTCGTCGCCCG comes from Stappia sp. 28M-7 and encodes:
- the devC gene encoding ABC transporter permease DevC, whose product is MTGPLTPMLTALLGRLPIGWLQLVHNKGRLAAALSGVAFANVLIFMQLGFLGALVESIRLPYTVLNGDILVSASDANTLFDGSPLPRNRLYQALAVEGVASATGFYYGRIDWKQPDGTIRTMDLFGIDPTSAPFSDPLLARQAESLMLPDTALMDSKTRNVPGDLFAGIEAGTPYRFETRGREITVTGTFEIGGGFSADGYLVVSDQTFLRLFPARLPGAPNYVLVRLAPGADLTAVLADLRAALPASDSAVWTLDEAAARDQRFQTTQKPVGIVFGFGVVIGVLVGVIIVYQVLSTDVADHIREYATFKAMGYPQRFFLGIVFEEAFILALFGFVPGVLVALGLYAAVAAGTGLPIFMPAGRPVLVFLGTLAMCALSGAIATRRLARANPAELF
- a CDS encoding TetR/AcrR family transcriptional regulator, yielding MTQSDSAAETPKPRRRRKEARPGEIIDAGLQEFAENGFAATRLEDVAKRAGVVKGTIYRYFSSKEELFEAALASRITPFFDDVAGLVAAYPGSSEELVRTALPRIYKALFEDGLHVLMRIIITEGGRFPAIAELYHRRVISRGQEVIAALVRRGVERGEFRRSALTDLPIVVVAPAVMTIVWKMTFDRFEPIETRRFLAAHVDMVLEGLLAKDKGEPPRAGG
- a CDS encoding ATP-binding cassette domain-containing protein; the encoded protein is MGSDMASGSVAIAVRGLDHWFGTGEARKQVLFDIDLEIRHGELVVLMGASGSGKTTLLTLIGCLRRVEAGSVALLGRELNGASEDDLVACRRDLGFIFQAHNLHESLTALQNVRMGLAVHGDRVAGDWREASRHVLGLVGLSERVDYLPGNLSGGQKQRVAVARALVGNPPVVLADEPTAALDRDSGLAVVEMLRRLGRERGTTTLMVTHDNRILDLADRIVRMEDGRIVEG
- a CDS encoding transglutaminase family protein: MRLNVRHVTRYRYEHPLAHMVQQLRLTPPSLAGQKVISWTIDVPGYERSARYIDAFGNPVAIVSHREAMSELTIAVEGLVETQDRAGVVGHPRSPAPDNVFCRFTSLTRANPAIRRLGAIAERDGPDAVAGFHDLMHAIRDKVAYRTGVTEVHTTAAEALNAGEGVCQDHAHIFIAAARTIGVPARYVSGYMLLEGGQDSEAHHAWAEVLLPQLGWVGFDISNGMCPTDRYIRLTCGLDSRSAAPIRGIRMGGSGENMDVEVAVSQESQQSQQ
- a CDS encoding proteasome-type protease, whose amino-acid sequence is MTYCVGLKLDRGIVMAADTRTNAGLDNVATFKKLHVWEKPGDRVICMMAAGNLAVTQSVVSLLSERLKSEDPGRPTLHSVDTMFQAARLVGSAVRDVRAIDGEALAANSESFSVTFLLGGQIKGEAPRLFQIYSAGNFIEASADTPFLQIGEHKYGKPILDRVTQADMRLGQAAKLVLLSFNSTLRSNLSVGMPIDMLLYNTDSFSAHRQTRIREDDPYFADLSRMWSEKLRDAVAEIPDFEI
- a CDS encoding endonuclease/exonuclease/phosphatase family protein; translation: MRGRDYLTVGFWNIEKHNVLPEEGQAVFESQMLRRSNYVMRTIESWFSVSQFDVLILAEVAQRRTGGEDFARTLATRLSRSFGLRRCNMQGSFHWFEGNGGRVGPCNYIAIWNDGLPELTGLGNRVEFYWERDWVRPMIVLQGGTLVVGGLHAKSARRDLARQEILESCIYLYRNYRQRAVLIGDMNIPYKAFPAETERELAMWGWERRPPGMPATFKSRGARYNSSVLDYMWHNGGVTVSRADPPMHPYDGWDENDHAPIQYDAVWNMDGYDKADEMDWDEEVA
- a CDS encoding HlyD family efflux transporter periplasmic adaptor subunit, which translates into the protein MSSTSSPAAGGRAEPSHPAASSGETSDLPLAVVRRESPRSGASRRRLWPILSRLRSLALGLVLIGGGIAAGAALQARGILPFAAVDTGAPRVSMSAATVQETTAVFGLGRLLPDGFVVTVAPPFGAGDARVARLLVAEGEAVAQGQPLAELDNRPQLLAALASAEAAVRQRQAELARQRVSVAASREEARAGLQRAEVAAATARRDLARSQELLARGHVTRATHDDAVARSDAAEQEVESARATLGRYLADTPDAQADIAVALRNIEAAQAALALAQADLARSQVLAPAGGVVLDIHVRPGERPGERGILDMGDIDKMMAEIEIYQSRIGAVKTGDAVAITGEAFDGTIAGKVQRIGWDVGRQTATGADPAARTDARVIKVYVAIEPADIARVRRFTNLQVTARISTGEGT
- a CDS encoding ATP12 family chaperone protein, giving the protein MRDLLSDIEAGSTVDPVKRARALSRRELPKRFYKEVQVARQDDGLHAVQLDGRPVKTTGRNLLALAEEEIARGIAGEWDAQGKEIDPATMPLTRIANVAIDAVPERAGEVADDVAAYAGNDLLFYRAETPQSLVERQNAIWGPVLSWAEARFGGRFVLAEGVMPVRQDAALLARIREALSPLAPLPLAALHVATTLSGSALLALALMEGELSADEAWAAAFVDEDWNIEHWGEDPEAAALRASRRRDFDAAALILNVCAGRGLD